The genomic window GCAGGACGCTCATCAGCGGTCTTCGCTGTAGGACCGACCACCTCCACGGGAGAAATACATGCCCCCCAAGGGACGCCAGGGCGCTGCCAAGAAGGTGCGCCGCAAGGAAAAGAAGAACGTCGCTCACGGCCACGCGCACATCAAGAGCACGTTCAACAACACGATCGTGTCCATCACGGACCCGACCGGCAACGTGATCTCCTGGGCCTCCGCCGGCCACGTCGGCTTCAAGGGCTCGCGCAAGTCCACCCCCTTCGCCGCGCAGATGGCCGCCGAGTCGGCCGCCCGCCGCGCGCAGGAGCACGGCATGCGCAAGGTCGACGTCTTCGTCAAGGGTCCCGGCTCCGGCCGTGAGACCGCGATCCGCTCCCTCCAGGCCACCGGCCTCGAGGTCGGCTCGATCCAGGACGTCACCCCCACCCCGCACAACGGCTGCCGCCCCCCGAAGCGCCGCCGCGTCTGACCCTGCAAGGGCTTCTTCGGGCGGTACGGCTCTTCGGGGCCGTGCCGCCCGTACCCTTGTCGGTATCCGAGGGCGTCAAATAGCGGGCGCCCACGACTGAAGGAACTGAAGACATGCTGATC from Streptomyces formicae includes these protein-coding regions:
- the rpsK gene encoding 30S ribosomal protein S11 translates to MPPKGRQGAAKKVRRKEKKNVAHGHAHIKSTFNNTIVSITDPTGNVISWASAGHVGFKGSRKSTPFAAQMAAESAARRAQEHGMRKVDVFVKGPGSGRETAIRSLQATGLEVGSIQDVTPTPHNGCRPPKRRRV